A single region of the Trueperaceae bacterium genome encodes:
- a CDS encoding ABC transporter permease produces the protein MAARGALAGGAAGSLGGAAGRALGLVALTALGVAAAFAPVALQRARTGPAGPLYWSALLGGLLLAVLASARLSLMSADEAEDRAGAALISRLQRVLPVATVPFVLLLTWEGLVLGFRVPPGIFPSVVSIGQALVSAWPVLVADAYLTFVREVLLGFGLGLLLGFVAGALIAFSAFLRRGFLPLATAFGAVPIVGLAPVLGRALGVDWESKAAVGVIVTFFPVVLNTVQGLTSVEPLKLELLRSYAARPLQGFLTLRLPHALPYVFTSLKVAIVLAVVSVIVAEFLIPGPPNGLGQRISLSAHRGQFDVVFAAILVSSVLSMVLYWTVQLLERWLLAWHPSARGG, from the coding sequence ATGGCGGCACGCGGAGCGCTCGCCGGCGGCGCGGCGGGCAGCCTCGGGGGCGCCGCCGGCCGGGCGCTGGGGCTCGTCGCGCTCACGGCCCTGGGCGTGGCGGCGGCGTTCGCGCCCGTGGCGCTGCAGCGCGCGCGGACGGGCCCCGCGGGGCCCCTCTACTGGTCGGCGCTGCTCGGCGGCCTGCTCCTGGCGGTGCTGGCCAGCGCGCGCCTCAGCCTCATGAGCGCCGACGAGGCCGAGGACCGCGCCGGCGCCGCGCTGATCTCCCGCCTCCAGCGCGTACTGCCCGTCGCCACCGTGCCGTTCGTGCTGCTCCTCACGTGGGAGGGCCTGGTCCTGGGCTTCAGGGTGCCGCCCGGCATCTTCCCGTCCGTGGTCAGCATCGGCCAGGCCCTGGTGAGCGCGTGGCCGGTGCTCGTCGCGGACGCCTACCTGACGTTCGTGCGCGAGGTGCTGCTCGGCTTCGGGCTCGGCCTGCTGCTCGGCTTCGTCGCCGGCGCGCTCATCGCTTTCAGCGCCTTCCTCCGCCGCGGCTTCCTGCCGCTGGCGACGGCCTTCGGCGCCGTGCCGATCGTCGGCCTGGCGCCGGTGCTCGGCCGCGCGCTGGGCGTCGACTGGGAGTCGAAGGCCGCCGTGGGCGTGATCGTCACGTTCTTCCCGGTCGTGCTCAACACGGTGCAGGGGCTCACGTCGGTGGAGCCGCTCAAGCTCGAGCTGCTGCGCTCCTACGCCGCGCGGCCGCTGCAGGGCTTCCTCACCCTGCGCCTGCCGCACGCGCTGCCCTACGTGTTCACGTCGCTGAAGGTCGCCATCGTGCTCGCGGTGGTCAGCGTGATCGTCGCCGAGTTCCTCATCCCCGGACCGCCCAACGGGCTGGGCCAGCGCATCAGCCTCTCGGCCCACCGCGGCCAGTTCGACGTCGTCTTCGCCGCGATCCTCGTCTCGAGCGTGCTGTCGATGGTCCTCTACTGGACCGTCCAGCTCCTCGAGCGCTGGCTGCTGGCGTGGCACCCGTCGGCGCGGGGCGGGTGA
- a CDS encoding ATP-binding cassette domain-containing protein: protein LFPDMTVEENLGLGAYLRPARARRKEGFAAVYELFPDLYDKRRVPAGALSGGQQQMVAIGRALMLHPRVLIMDEPSLGLAPLLVREVMGVIRRVSATGLPILLVEQNVRQVLKISDRTYVLENGRLVLEGPSSELLGHPLIKRAYLGI, encoded by the coding sequence GCTCTTCCCCGACATGACGGTCGAGGAGAACCTGGGCCTCGGCGCCTACCTGAGGCCGGCGCGCGCCAGGCGCAAGGAGGGGTTCGCGGCCGTCTACGAGCTCTTCCCCGACCTCTACGACAAGCGCCGGGTCCCGGCCGGGGCGCTCTCCGGCGGCCAGCAGCAGATGGTCGCCATCGGCCGGGCGCTGATGCTGCACCCGCGCGTGCTGATCATGGACGAGCCCAGCCTCGGCCTCGCCCCGCTCCTGGTGCGCGAGGTCATGGGCGTGATAAGGCGGGTCTCCGCCACGGGACTCCCCATCCTCCTCGTCGAGCAGAACGTGCGGCAGGTCCTCAAGATCTCCGACCGCACCTACGTGCTCGAGAACGGGCGCCTGGTGCTCGAGGGCCCCTCGAGCGAGCTGCTCGGCCACCCGCTCATCAAGCGGGCCTACCTGGGCATCTGA
- a CDS encoding zinc metallopeptidase, which translates to MYLLFIVLLLVTLLVQNYLRSTYAKWGRVPAASGITGAQTARAILDANGLHDVRVVEVPGQLTDHYDPSKKVVSLSAANFRGASVAAHAVAAHEVGHALQHASRYAPLQVRTALVPVATLGANFAPWLVILGAVLGLFGLVQIGVILFGAAVLFQLVTLPVEYNASSRAAQQLATLGIATGREVDGTRQVLNAAALTYVAAAAGSIMYLLYYLSLFMGSRD; encoded by the coding sequence ATGTACCTACTCTTCATCGTCCTGCTGCTGGTCACCCTGCTGGTGCAGAACTACCTGCGCAGCACGTACGCCAAGTGGGGTCGCGTGCCCGCCGCCTCGGGCATCACCGGGGCCCAGACGGCCCGCGCGATACTCGACGCCAACGGCCTGCACGACGTCCGCGTCGTGGAGGTCCCCGGGCAGCTCACCGACCACTACGACCCGAGCAAGAAGGTCGTCTCGCTGTCGGCGGCCAACTTCCGCGGCGCCAGCGTCGCGGCCCACGCCGTGGCGGCCCACGAGGTGGGCCACGCCCTCCAGCACGCCAGCCGCTACGCGCCGCTCCAGGTGCGCACCGCGCTCGTGCCAGTCGCCACGCTGGGCGCGAACTTCGCGCCGTGGCTGGTCATCCTCGGCGCGGTCCTCGGGCTGTTCGGGCTCGTGCAGATCGGCGTGATCCTCTTCGGGGCGGCCGTGCTCTTCCAGCTCGTCACCCTGCCGGTCGAGTACAACGCCAGCAGCCGGGCCGCGCAGCAGCTCGCCACGCTGGGCATCGCCACGGGCCGGGAGGTGGACGGCACGCGTCAGGTGCTCAACGCCGCCGCGCTCACCTACGTAGCCGCCGCCGCCGGCTCGATCATGTACCTGCTCTACTACCTGTCGCTCTTCATGGGCAGCCGCGACTGA
- a CDS encoding FAD-dependent oxidoreductase, whose translation MDPSRPQRFEQLGAARFDVVVVGGGATGAGVALDAAARGLRVALLERGDLASGTSSRSTKLVHGGVRYLERAVKQADRSQFHLVREALRERAVLLRNARHLARPLALLTPAYSPLDLPYYYTGLKLYDMLAGRANLRPSRRLGRDDALRRYPMLRRDGLRGAVEYHDGQFDDARTNVALALTAAEHGALVLNHAEVTAFERSGGRLVGGEVEDRLTGARHAFATRVVVNAAGPYADAVRRLDDPASPPLLRVSSGVHVVLPGRFTPPDTGLLVPKTEDGRVLFVLPWQGRTLAGTTDNPAPLEDDPRPREEDVEYVLRHVRQHCELPVDRRDVLASWSGLRPLVEDSESAATARLSRDHVIVTSPSGLVTVTGGKWTTYRSMAEDAVDAAVAVGGLRPRRGCATRDLPLVGAARFSPDGHARLRSLYGLPGDVALHLNRAYGDRAEAVARLARGGLGERLVPGHPYVAAEVVYARDCELACTADDVLARRLRLSFLDAAAAEAARPRVEELMALDSPVPG comes from the coding sequence GTGGACCCGTCACGTCCCCAGAGGTTCGAGCAGCTCGGCGCCGCACGCTTCGACGTGGTGGTCGTGGGGGGCGGCGCCACCGGCGCCGGGGTGGCGCTCGACGCGGCCGCGCGCGGCCTGCGGGTGGCGCTGCTGGAGCGCGGCGACCTGGCGTCCGGGACGAGCAGCCGCAGCACGAAGCTGGTGCACGGCGGCGTCCGCTACCTCGAGCGGGCCGTCAAGCAGGCAGACAGGTCGCAGTTCCACCTCGTGCGCGAGGCGCTGCGCGAGCGGGCCGTGCTGCTGCGCAACGCCAGGCACCTCGCTCGGCCGCTGGCCCTGCTCACCCCGGCGTACTCGCCGCTCGACCTCCCCTACTACTACACGGGCCTGAAGCTCTACGACATGCTGGCCGGGCGGGCGAACCTGCGCCCCAGCCGCCGCCTCGGGCGCGACGACGCCCTGCGCCGCTACCCCATGCTCAGGCGGGACGGCCTGCGGGGAGCGGTCGAGTACCACGACGGCCAGTTCGACGACGCGCGCACGAACGTCGCGCTGGCGCTCACGGCCGCGGAGCACGGCGCCCTGGTCCTCAACCACGCCGAGGTCACGGCGTTCGAGAGGTCGGGCGGGCGCCTCGTCGGCGGCGAGGTGGAGGACAGGCTCACCGGCGCGCGCCACGCCTTCGCGACGCGAGTCGTCGTGAACGCCGCCGGGCCGTACGCCGACGCCGTCAGGCGCCTCGACGACCCGGCCTCTCCCCCGCTGCTCAGGGTGAGCTCGGGCGTCCACGTCGTCCTGCCCGGCCGGTTCACCCCGCCGGACACCGGACTGCTGGTACCCAAGACGGAGGACGGCCGGGTGCTCTTCGTCCTGCCCTGGCAGGGCCGCACGCTGGCGGGCACGACCGACAACCCCGCACCGCTCGAGGACGACCCGCGGCCGCGCGAGGAGGACGTGGAGTACGTGCTGAGGCACGTGCGCCAGCACTGCGAGCTGCCCGTGGACCGGCGCGACGTCCTCGCGTCCTGGAGCGGCCTGCGGCCCCTGGTCGAGGACAGCGAGTCCGCCGCCACCGCCCGCCTGTCGCGCGACCACGTGATCGTCACGTCACCGTCGGGCCTCGTGACGGTCACGGGCGGCAAGTGGACGACCTACAGGAGCATGGCCGAGGACGCCGTCGACGCGGCGGTAGCGGTGGGCGGCCTGCGTCCGCGGCGGGGCTGCGCCACGCGCGACCTGCCGCTCGTCGGGGCGGCGCGGTTCTCGCCCGACGGGCACGCGCGCCTGCGCTCGCTCTACGGGCTGCCCGGTGACGTCGCCCTGCACCTGAACCGCGCCTACGGCGACAGGGCCGAGGCCGTGGCCCGCCTGGCGCGGGGCGGCCTGGGCGAGCGGCTGGTGCCGGGGCACCCGTACGTCGCCGCCGAGGTCGTCTACGCCCGCGACTGCGAGCTGGCCTGCACCGCCGACGACGTGCTGGCCCGGCGCCTGCGCCTCTCGTTCCTCGACGCCGCGGCGGCGGAGGCCGCCAGGCCGCGCGTGGAGGAGCTCATGGCACTCGACAGCCCGGTCCCTGGTTGA
- a CDS encoding tetratricopeptide repeat protein: protein MLTAVGVLVTILANLTNIARFLAERREKRALRLGLVPAGAAPAAGGVAASPAVPTTGAALPPIVTPDRRIRVFVSSTLNELAAERRAARAAIERLKLTPVMFEEGARPHPPAEVYRSYLRQSDVFVGIYGESYGWVAPGSPLSGLEEEYLLSSGMPALLYVKQPAPAREPKLEDLLDLIRSEGRASYRQYQTPEELTELLANDLAVLVTERFHGARTPPAARPEQPAPARSSGPEPAAPQPGRGSGLARRRRVTGAAWPALAEHDQRVGRPALPPMPRAPTSFVGRAALLEELAAVIRDEAVRLVTVHGPGGIGKSRLALEVGAVVAESFPDGVAFVSLDAVRDPELLPSEVLAALGQRETETGGPEERLFELLRNRAMLLILDNFEGLLAGVPFVSRLLAAARGVKLVVTSRHMLRARGEVAFSVPPMELPARGTPLTPEEAMGYDAVRLFVDRADDVSPGFVLDEDNVEAVVEICRRVDGLPLSIELAAARVRTVPPAALLERMTRRLPVLTGGPRDAPERQQTLRATISWSYDQLSERDRRLFARLAVFDGVTYLDAIESVLGGGGEVLDGIAALVDASLLMRADPDEEAYVLLETLREFASEVLEVDPEAAELRRRHARFFVVYAGLGGEALRGPEQQHWLRRMRASDGNLRSALTWLLRTGATEEALRLAADLRPYWHRVGALSEGRRWLKRALEAGEGAPKALRAAAMLADGVLAWRQGDLKGARPQLEAALAVARELGDDVSAITALRSLGALAQNAADYESARRLMGESIALAERLGNAEAVANTYLSLGNVALDLGRHEEAEAHYRRSRDLSAAVSDTLGYAYALDNLSVSAWHRGDLDGAERLADEVMELYEELDLAGGRANVWHRRCLVAIERGQLETAEAEGLRALAVRERQGEDRGASFVLYDLARVSLMRRDLPRARERLARGLELAARQGAPVIEVLYVEGAASYLALLGRHEQAYRLLAGADEWRRRLKVPVAPVVRERQLRLGRMLEGRLDGYTRASVEAKARATTPAELVDAARAALADA, encoded by the coding sequence TTGCTCACCGCGGTTGGCGTGCTCGTGACGATCCTCGCCAACCTCACCAACATCGCGCGCTTCCTCGCCGAGCGGCGGGAGAAGAGGGCCCTTCGTCTCGGCTTGGTGCCGGCAGGCGCCGCTCCGGCGGCCGGCGGCGTCGCGGCGTCGCCGGCGGTGCCGACGACGGGCGCCGCCCTGCCGCCCATCGTCACGCCCGACAGGCGCATCCGCGTCTTCGTCTCCTCGACGCTGAACGAGCTAGCCGCCGAGCGCCGCGCCGCGCGAGCCGCGATCGAGCGGCTCAAGCTCACGCCCGTGATGTTCGAGGAGGGCGCCAGGCCGCACCCGCCGGCCGAGGTCTACCGCTCCTACCTGCGCCAGAGCGACGTATTCGTGGGCATCTACGGCGAGTCCTACGGCTGGGTCGCGCCCGGGTCGCCGCTGTCCGGCCTGGAGGAGGAGTACCTGCTCTCGAGCGGCATGCCGGCGCTCCTCTACGTCAAGCAGCCCGCGCCCGCCCGCGAGCCCAAGCTCGAGGACCTGCTTGACCTCATCAGGTCGGAGGGCAGGGCCTCGTACCGGCAGTACCAGACGCCCGAGGAGCTCACCGAGCTGCTCGCCAACGACCTCGCCGTGCTGGTGACCGAGCGCTTCCACGGGGCCCGGACGCCCCCGGCGGCGCGGCCCGAGCAGCCGGCGCCCGCCCGGTCCTCCGGTCCCGAGCCCGCGGCGCCCCAGCCGGGGCGCGGCTCCGGCCTGGCGCGCCGGCGACGGGTGACGGGCGCGGCGTGGCCGGCGCTGGCCGAGCACGACCAGCGCGTCGGCCGGCCGGCGCTGCCGCCGATGCCGCGCGCGCCCACCTCGTTCGTCGGCCGTGCCGCCCTGCTCGAGGAGCTGGCCGCCGTCATCCGCGACGAGGCGGTGCGCCTCGTCACGGTCCACGGGCCCGGCGGCATCGGCAAGAGCCGGCTGGCGCTCGAGGTGGGGGCCGTCGTGGCCGAGTCGTTCCCGGACGGCGTCGCGTTCGTGTCACTCGACGCCGTACGCGACCCGGAGCTCCTGCCCTCCGAGGTGCTCGCCGCCCTCGGCCAGCGCGAGACCGAGACGGGCGGGCCCGAGGAGAGGCTGTTCGAGCTGCTGCGGAACCGCGCGATGCTGCTGATCCTCGACAACTTCGAGGGCCTGCTCGCCGGGGTGCCGTTCGTGTCGCGCCTGCTGGCGGCGGCGCGCGGCGTGAAGCTCGTCGTCACGTCGCGGCACATGCTGCGGGCGCGGGGCGAGGTCGCGTTCTCGGTGCCGCCCATGGAGCTGCCGGCGCGGGGCACGCCGCTCACGCCAGAGGAGGCCATGGGCTACGACGCCGTGCGCCTGTTCGTCGACAGGGCCGACGACGTCAGCCCCGGCTTCGTGCTCGACGAGGACAACGTCGAGGCCGTCGTGGAGATCTGCCGGCGCGTAGACGGCCTGCCCCTGTCGATCGAGCTCGCCGCCGCGCGCGTGCGCACGGTGCCGCCGGCGGCGCTCCTCGAGCGGATGACGCGGCGCCTGCCGGTGCTCACCGGCGGGCCGCGCGACGCGCCCGAGCGGCAGCAGACCCTGCGCGCGACGATCTCGTGGAGCTACGACCAGCTCAGCGAGCGCGACAGGCGCCTCTTCGCGCGCCTCGCGGTCTTCGACGGCGTCACCTACCTCGACGCCATCGAGAGCGTGCTGGGCGGGGGCGGCGAGGTGCTCGACGGCATCGCCGCCCTCGTGGACGCGAGCCTGCTCATGCGCGCCGACCCCGACGAGGAGGCGTACGTGTTGCTAGAGACGCTGCGCGAGTTCGCCTCGGAGGTCCTGGAGGTCGACCCGGAGGCCGCGGAGCTGCGGCGGCGCCACGCGCGGTTCTTCGTCGTCTACGCCGGGCTCGGCGGCGAGGCCCTGCGCGGACCGGAGCAGCAGCACTGGCTGCGGCGCATGCGGGCCTCCGACGGCAACCTCAGGTCCGCGCTGACGTGGCTGCTGCGCACGGGCGCGACCGAGGAGGCGCTGCGCCTCGCCGCCGACCTGAGGCCGTACTGGCACCGCGTCGGCGCGCTCAGCGAGGGCCGGCGCTGGCTCAAGCGCGCCCTCGAGGCCGGCGAGGGCGCCCCCAAGGCCCTGCGCGCCGCCGCGATGCTCGCCGACGGCGTGCTCGCCTGGCGCCAGGGCGACCTCAAGGGCGCCCGGCCGCAGCTCGAGGCGGCGCTCGCGGTCGCCCGCGAGCTGGGCGACGACGTCAGCGCGATCACGGCCCTGAGGAGCCTGGGAGCGCTGGCGCAGAACGCGGCCGACTACGAGTCCGCGCGGCGCCTGATGGGCGAGAGCATCGCCCTCGCCGAGAGGCTAGGCAACGCCGAGGCCGTGGCCAACACCTACCTGAGCCTGGGGAACGTCGCGCTCGACCTCGGCCGGCACGAGGAGGCCGAGGCCCACTACCGCCGCAGCCGCGACCTCTCGGCCGCGGTCTCCGACACCCTCGGCTACGCCTACGCGCTCGACAACCTCAGCGTCAGCGCCTGGCACCGCGGCGACCTCGACGGGGCCGAGCGCCTGGCGGACGAGGTCATGGAGCTGTACGAGGAGCTTGACCTGGCCGGCGGACGCGCGAACGTCTGGCACCGGCGCTGCCTCGTCGCCATCGAGCGCGGGCAGCTCGAGACCGCCGAGGCCGAGGGGCTGCGCGCGCTGGCGGTGCGCGAGCGCCAGGGTGAGGACCGCGGCGCGTCGTTCGTGCTCTACGACCTGGCGCGCGTCTCGCTCATGCGGCGCGACCTGCCGCGGGCGCGCGAGCGGCTGGCCCGCGGCCTCGAGCTGGCGGCGCGCCAGGGGGCGCCGGTGATCGAGGTGCTCTACGTCGAGGGCGCCGCCAGCTACCTGGCGCTCCTCGGCAGGCACGAGCAGGCCTACCGGCTCCTCGCCGGCGCCGACGAGTGGCGCCGGCGGCTGAAGGTGCCGGTGGCGCCCGTCGTGCGGGAGCGCCAGCTCAGGCTGGGCCGCATGCTCGAGGGGCGCCTCGACGGCTACACCCGCGCGTCCGTGGAGGCCAAGGCGCGCGCGACCACCCCCGCCGAGCTGGTGGACGCCGCGCGCGCCGCGCTGGCGGACGCCTGA
- a CDS encoding ABC transporter substrate-binding protein → MLRRFGTALTVLTLLAGGGAFAQELIPINFQSKWFPQAQFAGYFVAQDKGFYAEEGLDVTILDGGNVNPTVQVGSGNADFGTDWVANMLAQREQGLDVVTIAQVFQDSGYRLVALADSGIEEIADLAGRNVGVWGFGNEFAAEAVFAAAGFTSNLDPTVQGPDINAVVYAFDPSLVFPHEVDVASAMTYNELDQIVGLGYPLDQLVVLDPADIGADLLEDNIFTTPELLATEDFKGSGLSGREVAERFVRASIRGWEYAVENQEEAVQIVLKYCGDTCAGSGSTQSPLIHQTWQMAETAKLVKPTPDTVVGSLNREAFERSVDLLVEVGLLSEPVSFEDAVDPSILEAIGGQ, encoded by the coding sequence ATGCTGCGTCGGTTCGGTACGGCACTGACGGTGTTGACGCTCCTAGCGGGCGGCGGCGCGTTCGCCCAGGAGCTCATCCCCATCAACTTCCAGTCCAAGTGGTTCCCGCAGGCGCAGTTCGCGGGCTACTTCGTGGCGCAGGACAAGGGCTTCTACGCCGAGGAGGGCCTCGACGTCACGATCCTCGACGGCGGCAACGTCAACCCGACGGTGCAGGTGGGCTCCGGCAACGCCGACTTCGGCACCGACTGGGTCGCCAACATGCTGGCCCAGCGCGAGCAGGGCCTCGACGTCGTCACGATCGCGCAGGTCTTCCAGGACTCCGGCTACCGCCTCGTGGCGCTCGCCGACTCCGGCATCGAGGAGATCGCCGACCTGGCCGGCCGCAACGTGGGCGTGTGGGGCTTCGGCAACGAGTTCGCGGCCGAGGCCGTGTTCGCCGCCGCCGGCTTCACCTCGAACCTCGACCCCACGGTCCAGGGCCCCGACATCAACGCGGTCGTCTACGCCTTCGACCCCTCGCTCGTGTTCCCGCACGAGGTCGACGTGGCCAGCGCGATGACCTACAACGAGCTCGACCAGATCGTGGGCCTGGGCTACCCGCTGGACCAGCTCGTGGTCCTCGATCCCGCCGACATCGGCGCCGACCTGCTCGAGGACAACATCTTCACCACGCCCGAGCTGCTGGCCACCGAGGACTTCAAGGGCTCCGGCCTGTCGGGCCGCGAGGTCGCCGAGCGCTTCGTGCGCGCCTCGATCCGCGGCTGGGAGTACGCGGTCGAGAACCAGGAGGAGGCGGTGCAGATCGTCCTCAAGTACTGCGGCGACACCTGCGCCGGCTCCGGCTCGACCCAGAGCCCGCTCATCCACCAGACCTGGCAGATGGCGGAGACGGCCAAGCTCGTGAAGCCGACGCCGGACACCGTCGTCGGGTCGCTGAACCGGGAGGCGTTCGAGCGTTCGGTCGACCTGCTCGTCGAGGTCGGCCTCCTGAGCGAGCCCGTCTCGTTCGAGGACGCCGTCGACCCGTCGATCCTCGAGGCGATCGGGGGTCAGTAG
- a CDS encoding aspartate aminotransferase family protein, with protein sequence MSQRAAAAERLRGAGERTRELRARQERVLYPVMNRLQLYGDEPLAVDRAKGMYVWDVEGNEYLDFFGGILTVSVGHCNDEVTEATVRQLRKVQHTSTLFINEVTVAFAEKMRDVTPGDLSVSFFTCSGTEANETAIQTARTYTGHTDVIALRHGYSGRTQTAMSLTGQAPWKGGHVYDGYVKHVRNPNMYRRPEGMTEEAYLDLCVADLEEVIASSTEGRIAAFIAEPIQGVGGFVVAPREYFERVQPIVKEAGGLLIIDEVQTGWGRTGRHLCAIEHWGVKPDIMTFAKGVANGYPVGVTITTPEIASSIDHLTLSTYGGNPVAMATALATVEYIERHDLAGNAERQGARLRAHLDRLGERFDFVGDVRGMGLMQALEMVEPGPGKRPDPARASAFVSAARRRGLLLGKGGLRGNVIRIAPPLIVTAEEVDRAAQIMEAALEDAA encoded by the coding sequence GTGAGTCAGCGTGCAGCGGCAGCCGAGCGCCTCCGGGGCGCAGGCGAGAGGACGAGGGAGCTGAGGGCGAGGCAGGAGCGGGTCCTCTACCCGGTGATGAACAGGTTGCAGCTCTACGGCGACGAGCCGCTCGCCGTCGACCGCGCCAAGGGCATGTACGTCTGGGACGTCGAGGGCAACGAGTACCTCGACTTCTTCGGCGGCATCCTCACCGTGTCGGTGGGCCACTGCAACGACGAGGTCACCGAGGCGACGGTGCGCCAGCTCCGCAAGGTCCAGCACACGTCGACCCTGTTCATCAACGAGGTGACGGTCGCCTTCGCCGAGAAGATGCGCGACGTCACGCCCGGCGACCTCTCGGTCTCGTTCTTCACCTGCTCGGGCACCGAGGCGAACGAGACCGCGATCCAGACGGCCCGCACCTACACGGGCCACACCGACGTCATCGCGCTGCGCCACGGCTACAGCGGCCGCACGCAGACGGCGATGAGCCTCACCGGCCAGGCGCCGTGGAAGGGCGGGCACGTCTACGACGGTTACGTCAAGCACGTGCGCAACCCGAACATGTACCGGCGCCCCGAGGGCATGACCGAGGAGGCGTACCTCGACCTGTGCGTCGCCGACCTCGAGGAGGTCATCGCCTCCTCCACCGAGGGGCGCATCGCCGCTTTCATCGCCGAGCCCATCCAGGGCGTCGGCGGGTTCGTCGTCGCGCCCCGGGAGTACTTCGAGCGCGTGCAGCCGATCGTCAAGGAGGCCGGCGGCCTGCTGATCATCGACGAGGTCCAGACCGGCTGGGGCCGCACCGGCAGGCACCTGTGCGCGATCGAGCACTGGGGCGTGAAGCCCGACATCATGACGTTCGCCAAGGGCGTCGCGAACGGCTACCCGGTGGGCGTGACGATCACGACGCCCGAGATCGCGTCGTCGATCGACCACCTCACGCTCTCGACCTACGGCGGCAACCCCGTGGCCATGGCCACGGCGCTGGCGACCGTCGAGTACATCGAGCGACACGACCTGGCCGGCAACGCCGAGCGCCAGGGCGCCCGCCTGCGCGCGCACCTCGACAGGCTCGGGGAGCGGTTCGACTTCGTCGGCGACGTGCGCGGCATGGGGCTCATGCAGGCCCTGGAGATGGTGGAGCCCGGGCCGGGGAAGCGCCCAGACCCGGCGCGGGCCAGCGCGTTCGTGTCCGCCGCGCGCCGGCGCGGCCTGCTGCTGGGCAAGGGCGGCCTGCGCGGCAACGTCATCCGCATCGCGCCGCCGCTGATCGTGACCGCCGAGGAGGTCGACAGGGCCGCCCAGATCATGGAGGCGGCCCTGGAAGACGCCGCCTGA